One stretch of Pandoraea oxalativorans DNA includes these proteins:
- a CDS encoding M20 aminoacylase family protein, which translates to MTPPSDLDVLLAEGDADLRTLRRESLGYTVDRGMAGTGVVASLPGADPSRGIVLRADMDALPIQEANTFSHASCHHGVMHACGHDGHTTMLLGAARVLRQLPQLPGSVHFVFQPGEEGGAGAQKMIDDGLFERFPTQAVFGMHNWPTLPAGEFGLRTGPIMAAGVRFRITIRGKGAHAAQPHLGLDPIPLACSMVLQCQTLAARHKDPVAPAVVSVCMMHAGDTDNVIPDTAELRGTIRTLSSAVLNQLQDDIRRIGDGLAAGYGATIETEFFQYYPATVNTASEAALCEQVMRDTFGDHATHADVPPNMTSEDFGFMLEAKPGAYVLIGNAPRGETGVGLHHPAYDFNDDIIRDGVRYWVALAQAYYVGPRRR; encoded by the coding sequence ATGACGCCTCCGAGCGATCTGGACGTATTGCTCGCCGAGGGCGACGCCGACCTGCGCACCTTGCGCCGCGAGTCGCTCGGCTACACCGTCGACCGGGGTATGGCGGGGACTGGTGTGGTGGCGAGCCTGCCGGGTGCGGACCCGTCGCGAGGCATTGTGTTGCGCGCCGACATGGATGCGCTGCCGATCCAGGAAGCGAACACGTTCTCGCACGCATCGTGTCATCACGGCGTGATGCACGCCTGCGGCCACGACGGCCACACGACGATGCTGCTCGGCGCGGCCCGCGTGCTGCGTCAGTTGCCGCAATTGCCGGGTTCGGTGCACTTCGTCTTCCAGCCGGGCGAGGAGGGCGGCGCGGGCGCGCAGAAGATGATCGACGATGGCCTGTTCGAGCGCTTCCCGACGCAAGCCGTGTTCGGCATGCACAACTGGCCGACACTGCCTGCGGGCGAGTTCGGCCTGCGCACCGGGCCGATCATGGCGGCGGGCGTTCGTTTCCGGATCACGATACGCGGGAAGGGCGCGCATGCCGCGCAGCCGCATCTGGGCCTCGATCCGATTCCGCTCGCCTGCTCGATGGTGCTGCAATGCCAGACGCTGGCCGCTCGTCACAAGGATCCCGTCGCACCGGCGGTCGTCTCGGTGTGCATGATGCACGCGGGCGACACGGACAACGTCATCCCCGATACAGCGGAACTGCGCGGCACGATCCGCACGCTATCGTCAGCCGTGCTGAACCAGTTGCAGGACGATATTCGCCGCATTGGCGACGGGTTGGCAGCGGGCTACGGTGCGACCATCGAGACCGAGTTCTTCCAGTACTACCCGGCGACAGTCAATACGGCGAGCGAAGCCGCGCTGTGCGAGCAAGTCATGCGCGACACGTTCGGGGATCACGCCACGCACGCCGACGTGCCGCCTAACATGACGTCCGAGGACTTCGGTTTTATGCTCGAAGCAAAGCCGGGCGCTTATGTGCTGATCGGCAACGCGCCACGTGGCGAAACCGGCGTCGGTTTGCATCATCCCGCCTACGACTTTAACGACGACATTATTCGCGACGGCGTGCGGTATTGGGTTGCACTTGCGCAGGCTTACTACGTAGGACCACGTAGACGATAA
- a CDS encoding DUF3311 domain-containing protein, with product MRLLLLLPFIGLLWVPFYNKELPALWGFPFFYWYQFAWVPLTSLLIWLVFRDGLKKGEE from the coding sequence ATGCGGTTATTGCTATTGCTGCCGTTCATCGGGTTGTTGTGGGTGCCTTTCTACAACAAAGAACTGCCGGCCCTTTGGGGATTCCCTTTCTTTTACTGGTACCAGTTTGCCTGGGTGCCGCTGACCTCGCTGCTGATCTGGCTCGTGTTTCGCGATGGTCTGAAGAAAGGGGAAGAATAA
- the mctP gene encoding monocarboxylate uptake permease MctP, producing the protein MDAGINWTALAVFVFFFVLVTVMGFWASRWMAGPSNKGAHLDEWGLGGRNFGAWITWFLVGGDFYTAYTVIAVPALVYAVGAYGFFALPYTILVYPIVFLIMPKLWHAAHKAGHVTAADVVYGRYQSRPLEFAIALTGVVATMPYIALQLIGMEVVIKALGLTGELPLLAAFVILALYTYSAGLRAPALIAFVKDLMIYIVVLVAVVVVPAKLGGYGVVFDSAREVFANKGGATGLTLKPSQFLPFATLALGSAMAAFMYPHTLTGIFAAKDANTIRKNAVFLPAYTVLLGLIALLGFMAYAAGVKVQTNNDVVPALFNGLFPSWFAGFAFAAIAIGALVPAAVMSIGASNLFTRNFWKPYVNPGISNEGEAKVAKVVSLVVKLGALVFILFLPTKFALDLQLLGGVWILQTFPALVFGLFVGWFGARALLCGWAVGIVCGSWMAFADGIKPVHSFTVGGDQYSMYTGLIALALNIVVAVVANLVLGKGSRPALRSAA; encoded by the coding sequence ATGGACGCCGGTATCAACTGGACTGCGCTGGCGGTCTTCGTGTTTTTCTTCGTCCTCGTCACCGTCATGGGGTTCTGGGCGTCGCGCTGGATGGCGGGACCGTCCAACAAAGGCGCGCACCTGGATGAGTGGGGTCTCGGTGGCCGTAACTTCGGCGCGTGGATCACGTGGTTCCTCGTGGGCGGTGACTTCTACACCGCTTACACCGTGATCGCTGTGCCGGCGCTGGTTTATGCCGTCGGTGCTTACGGCTTCTTCGCGTTGCCGTACACGATTCTCGTCTACCCGATCGTCTTCCTGATCATGCCCAAGCTGTGGCACGCCGCGCACAAGGCCGGTCACGTGACGGCGGCCGACGTGGTCTACGGTCGCTATCAGTCGCGTCCGCTGGAGTTCGCGATTGCGCTCACCGGTGTGGTGGCGACGATGCCGTACATCGCGCTGCAACTGATCGGTATGGAAGTCGTGATCAAGGCGCTGGGACTGACCGGCGAGTTGCCGCTGCTCGCCGCGTTCGTGATTCTCGCGCTGTACACGTACTCGGCGGGGTTGCGCGCACCGGCGCTGATCGCCTTCGTCAAGGACCTGATGATCTACATCGTGGTGCTGGTGGCGGTGGTCGTCGTGCCCGCGAAGCTGGGCGGCTACGGTGTCGTGTTCGACTCGGCGCGCGAGGTATTCGCGAACAAGGGCGGGGCGACCGGCCTGACGCTCAAGCCGTCGCAGTTCCTGCCGTTTGCCACACTCGCGCTCGGCTCGGCGATGGCCGCGTTCATGTATCCGCACACGCTCACGGGCATTTTCGCCGCGAAGGACGCGAACACGATTCGCAAGAACGCCGTCTTCCTGCCCGCCTACACCGTGTTGCTCGGCCTGATCGCACTGCTTGGCTTTATGGCCTACGCGGCCGGTGTGAAGGTGCAGACCAACAACGACGTCGTACCGGCGTTGTTCAACGGCCTGTTCCCGAGCTGGTTCGCAGGCTTTGCGTTCGCCGCGATTGCCATTGGTGCGTTGGTGCCCGCAGCCGTGATGTCGATCGGCGCGTCGAACCTGTTCACGCGCAACTTCTGGAAGCCGTACGTCAACCCGGGGATTTCGAACGAGGGTGAAGCGAAGGTGGCCAAGGTGGTGTCGCTGGTCGTGAAACTGGGCGCGCTGGTGTTCATCCTGTTCCTGCCGACGAAGTTCGCACTCGACCTGCAGTTGCTGGGCGGCGTGTGGATTCTGCAAACGTTCCCTGCGCTCGTTTTCGGCCTGTTCGTCGGCTGGTTCGGCGCGCGTGCGTTGCTGTGTGGCTGGGCCGTCGGGATCGTGTGCGGAAGCTGGATGGCGTTTGCCGACGGTATCAAACCCGTGCACTCGTTCACGGTGGGCGGTGACCAGTATTCGATGTACACCGGCCTGATCGCGCTGGCGCTGAACATCGTTGTGGCGGTGGTCGCCAACCTCGTGCTGGGCAAGGGTTCGCGCCCGGCGCTGCGCAGTGCGGCGTAA
- a CDS encoding aromatic alcohol reductase, whose translation MTTRNPSENRVLVLGAGELGECVLREMSAMRDAGRVASVSVLLRPAATDPTQRAALLARLNDLRVDIVEADLATASEEALAAVFHSYDQIICCTGFVGGSGTQRKITAAVLKARVAHYIPWQFGVDYDVVGRGSGQDVWDEQLDVRDMLRAQNDVRWTIVSTGMFMSFVVLSDFGLMDVEQCVVHALGDPDFALTVTTPEDIGHLTAQIAVSRPTFDDQVVHVAGDTFTYRELASTLTTELGRPFSVECWEVPQLKADADAYPHDTMRKYRLSFARKDGVAWPKAQTFNAKAGIPVTGLATWLRAWHARGLDRA comes from the coding sequence ATGACCACTCGAAATCCTTCGGAGAACCGCGTGCTGGTGCTGGGCGCGGGCGAACTCGGCGAATGCGTGCTGCGAGAGATGAGCGCGATGCGAGATGCCGGTCGCGTCGCATCCGTTTCGGTGCTGCTGCGGCCTGCGGCAACCGATCCGACACAGCGCGCGGCACTGCTTGCGCGGCTGAACGATCTCCGGGTCGACATCGTCGAAGCCGATCTCGCCACCGCCTCGGAAGAAGCGCTCGCCGCCGTCTTCCATTCCTACGACCAGATCATCTGCTGCACCGGCTTCGTCGGCGGTTCCGGCACGCAGCGCAAAATCACGGCGGCCGTGCTCAAGGCCCGCGTTGCGCACTACATTCCGTGGCAGTTCGGTGTCGATTACGACGTCGTCGGACGGGGCAGCGGTCAGGACGTCTGGGACGAACAGCTCGACGTGCGCGACATGCTCAGGGCACAGAACGACGTGCGTTGGACCATTGTCTCGACGGGCATGTTCATGAGTTTTGTGGTGTTGTCCGACTTCGGTCTGATGGACGTCGAGCAATGCGTCGTGCACGCGTTGGGCGACCCCGACTTCGCGCTCACCGTCACGACGCCGGAGGACATCGGGCATCTCACCGCGCAGATCGCCGTATCGCGTCCGACGTTCGACGATCAGGTCGTGCACGTGGCGGGCGACACGTTCACCTACCGCGAACTCGCGAGCACGCTGACGACCGAACTCGGACGTCCGTTCTCGGTGGAATGCTGGGAAGTGCCGCAGTTGAAGGCCGACGCCGACGCGTATCCGCACGACACGATGCGCAAGTACCGGCTGTCGTTTGCACGCAAGGACGGTGTAGCGTGGCCGAAAGCGCAGACGTTCAACGCGAAGGCGGGAATCCCCGTCACCGGCCTTGCGACGTGGCTGCGCGCGTGGCACGCGCGCGGGCTCGATCGGGCCTGA
- a CDS encoding winged helix-turn-helix transcriptional regulator, whose amino-acid sequence MILPPGIPSFEALLQASQAACDALSADDDGLKREILAHAGNRWSLGVVHALGVGGTLRHAEIARRLDGVTQRMLTRTLRQLERDGLIARHDYDEVPPRVDYRLTELGRGLLVGMVPLWRWVMDNADDFREARRAFDDKTL is encoded by the coding sequence GTGATACTGCCTCCCGGCATCCCCTCATTCGAAGCGCTCCTGCAAGCGTCGCAAGCCGCGTGCGACGCGCTCAGCGCAGACGACGACGGCCTTAAGCGCGAGATCCTGGCACATGCCGGTAACCGCTGGTCGCTGGGCGTCGTGCATGCGCTGGGCGTGGGCGGTACATTACGGCACGCCGAGATCGCGCGTCGGCTCGACGGCGTGACGCAACGCATGCTCACCCGCACGTTGCGCCAGTTGGAGCGCGACGGCCTGATCGCTCGCCATGACTACGACGAAGTGCCGCCGCGCGTCGATTACCGACTGACCGAGCTGGGGCGCGGATTGCTTGTCGGCATGGTGCCGCTGTGGCGTTGGGTAATGGACAATGCCGACGATTTTCGCGAGGCGCGCAGAGCGTTCGACGATAAGACGCTCTGA
- a CDS encoding LysR family transcriptional regulator, with amino-acid sequence MREISLDRLKTLVAVADSGSFADAAQALHLSPPTVSLHISDLEARVGAQLLSRKRGHVRPTSVGEALVERARRLLADAERTLEDIERHAQGLAGRVRIGASTGAIAHLLPQALQTLRLDHPDIDVQVAILTSQETLGRLHRGALDLGLVALPQSQIKGLTLRQWRRDPVMAFLPAHWEMPKRVTPDWLATQPLILNDSTTRLSRQTAEWFAAAGHHPTPRIELNYNDAIKSLVAAGYGAALLPHEATTPHTDERIAMRALRPALWRDLGIAHHTGPLERSTQHVLDALWGLRLR; translated from the coding sequence ATGAGAGAGATCAGTCTCGACCGACTGAAGACGCTGGTGGCCGTCGCCGACAGCGGTTCGTTTGCCGACGCGGCGCAGGCGCTGCACCTCTCGCCGCCGACCGTCAGTCTGCATATCTCGGATCTGGAAGCGCGCGTGGGCGCACAACTGCTGTCGCGCAAGCGCGGGCACGTGCGGCCGACGTCTGTCGGCGAGGCACTGGTCGAGCGCGCGCGCCGGCTGCTGGCCGACGCAGAGCGCACGCTGGAGGACATCGAGCGGCACGCGCAGGGACTGGCGGGACGGGTGAGAATCGGTGCGTCGACGGGAGCCATCGCGCATTTGCTGCCGCAGGCGCTGCAAACGTTGCGTCTGGATCATCCGGATATCGACGTACAGGTCGCCATCCTCACATCGCAGGAGACGCTCGGCCGCCTGCATCGCGGCGCACTCGATCTCGGGCTGGTCGCGTTGCCGCAATCGCAGATCAAAGGGCTGACGCTGCGGCAATGGCGTCGAGATCCAGTGATGGCGTTCTTGCCTGCGCATTGGGAGATGCCCAAACGCGTGACGCCGGACTGGCTCGCCACCCAGCCGCTCATCCTGAACGACAGCACGACACGCTTGTCGCGTCAGACCGCCGAATGGTTCGCCGCCGCCGGACATCATCCAACGCCACGCATCGAACTCAACTACAACGACGCCATCAAGAGCCTCGTAGCCGCTGGGTATGGCGCAGCGCTTCTGCCGCACGAAGCCACGACGCCCCATACGGACGAGCGCATCGCCATGCGAGCGCTGCGCCCCGCGCTGTGGCGCGATCTGGGCATCGCACATCACACGGGACCGCTGGAGCGCTCAACTCAGCATGTGCTCGACGCACTGTGGGGGCTGCGGCTGCGATAG
- the argC gene encoding N-acetyl-gamma-glutamyl-phosphate reductase yields the protein MPSPLVFIDGDQGTTGLQIHEQLRGRTDIQLLTLPDAHRKDPQHRAEAINGCDIAILCLPDAAAREAAASIVNPHVRVIDASSAHRTHADWVYGFPEMTKGHAARVASAKRVSNPGCYPTGAVGLLRPLVDAGLIPRDYPVSVNAVSGYSGRGRAGVDEHEGPNASPRSTHRVYGLELSHKHAPEIEQRSGLAFRPLFVPSYGSYRQGIVLTIPLQTRLLAPGVDGRALHDALSAHYADEKFVEVMPMDAPGVVKQLDPEAMNGTNVMQLSVFAHPENGQILLAAVLDNLGKGASGAAVQNLDLMLMQ from the coding sequence ATGCCTTCTCCGCTTGTTTTTATCGATGGTGACCAGGGCACCACGGGATTGCAGATCCACGAGCAACTGCGTGGACGCACCGATATTCAACTGCTGACGTTGCCGGACGCCCATCGCAAGGATCCGCAGCATCGCGCCGAGGCGATCAACGGCTGCGACATCGCCATTCTTTGTCTGCCGGACGCCGCCGCGCGCGAGGCCGCTGCGTCCATCGTCAATCCGCATGTGCGGGTGATCGACGCAAGCTCCGCGCACCGCACGCATGCCGACTGGGTGTACGGCTTTCCCGAAATGACGAAAGGACATGCGGCGCGCGTCGCGAGCGCCAAACGCGTGTCGAACCCCGGCTGCTATCCGACGGGCGCGGTGGGTCTGCTGCGCCCGTTGGTCGACGCCGGGCTGATCCCGCGCGACTACCCGGTTAGTGTCAACGCCGTGTCGGGGTATTCCGGTCGCGGACGTGCCGGGGTCGACGAGCACGAAGGCCCGAACGCGTCGCCTCGGTCGACGCACCGTGTGTATGGGCTGGAGTTGTCGCACAAGCACGCACCGGAGATCGAACAGCGCTCGGGTCTCGCGTTTCGTCCTCTGTTCGTGCCGTCGTACGGCTCGTACCGCCAAGGCATCGTGCTGACGATTCCGCTTCAGACGCGCTTGCTGGCACCGGGCGTCGACGGCCGCGCGTTGCATGACGCTTTGTCGGCTCATTACGCCGATGAAAAATTCGTCGAAGTGATGCCGATGGACGCGCCGGGCGTTGTGAAACAGCTCGATCCGGAGGCGATGAACGGCACGAACGTCATGCAACTGAGCGTGTTCGCGCATCCGGAAAACGGCCAGATCCTGCTTGCAGCGGTGCTCGACAACCTTGGCAAGGGCGCGTCTGGGGCCGCAGTTCAGAATCTCGACCTGATGCTCATGCAGTAA
- a CDS encoding MEKHLA domain-containing protein, protein MMPLYSDPAFFQLLADSHARLLGRPLVPQDIASEDAAEWLYEHAPFAVLAHNTAADPVFIYANKTAQRRFGYDWEEITRLPSRLSAEAPNREERQRFLERVRRLGYESGYKGVCITKTGERFMIEEATLWQLIDDGGKLHGQAVVIPRTRDI, encoded by the coding sequence ATGATGCCGCTTTACTCCGATCCAGCGTTTTTTCAACTTCTGGCGGATAGCCACGCACGACTGCTTGGCCGCCCGCTCGTCCCGCAAGACATCGCCTCCGAAGACGCCGCCGAATGGCTCTATGAGCACGCACCGTTTGCCGTGCTCGCGCACAATACCGCGGCCGATCCGGTGTTCATATACGCCAACAAGACGGCGCAGCGCCGCTTTGGTTACGACTGGGAGGAAATTACCCGTCTGCCGTCGCGACTGTCGGCCGAAGCACCGAACCGAGAGGAACGTCAGCGCTTCCTCGAACGCGTTCGGCGTCTGGGCTACGAGTCGGGCTACAAGGGGGTGTGCATCACTAAGACCGGTGAGCGATTCATGATCGAGGAGGCCACGCTGTGGCAGTTGATCGACGACGGCGGCAAGCTGCACGGCCAGGCCGTCGTCATTCCGCGCACTCGCGATATCTGA
- a CDS encoding DeoR/GlpR family DNA-binding transcription regulator produces MKVANRREAIFKAVLSGMTDVAALCAHFGMSEATVRRDLRALADERRIVRTYGGAAAPVRMHEPEESLELRRESFREQKDVIARAAVAHVADGDTIFLDGGTTTEAMARFLAGRERVQVVTNNLLAVGALAANKVPVTLIGGDVRPSSMSVLGPLAQLALSRVSVDKAFLGADGVVAGRGLCEASAEQAWLKECIIRQSASVYVLVTANKLDRASQQHWTPLERAWTLVTDARPDDDALTEFHKHPEIAVESVNG; encoded by the coding sequence ATGAAAGTTGCTAACCGCCGCGAGGCCATTTTCAAAGCTGTCCTGTCGGGCATGACCGATGTGGCTGCGCTGTGTGCGCACTTCGGCATGTCGGAGGCCACCGTGCGGCGCGACCTGCGCGCGCTGGCCGACGAGCGCCGCATCGTGCGCACTTACGGCGGCGCCGCAGCGCCCGTGCGTATGCACGAGCCGGAAGAATCTCTGGAATTGCGTCGCGAGAGTTTTCGCGAACAGAAGGACGTCATCGCGCGTGCCGCAGTCGCGCATGTCGCCGATGGCGACACGATCTTCCTCGACGGCGGCACGACGACCGAAGCGATGGCGCGTTTTCTCGCAGGGCGCGAGCGCGTGCAGGTCGTCACCAACAATTTACTCGCCGTGGGCGCGCTGGCCGCCAACAAAGTGCCGGTGACGCTCATCGGCGGCGACGTGCGTCCGTCGAGCATGAGCGTGCTCGGGCCGCTGGCGCAGCTTGCGCTCTCGCGCGTCTCCGTCGACAAGGCGTTTCTCGGCGCGGATGGTGTTGTCGCGGGACGCGGACTGTGCGAAGCGTCGGCCGAGCAGGCGTGGCTCAAGGAATGCATCATCCGCCAGTCCGCGAGCGTCTATGTCTTAGTGACGGCGAATAAACTCGACCGCGCGAGTCAGCAGCACTGGACGCCGCTGGAGCGCGCATGGACGCTCGTCACCGACGCTCGCCCGGACGACGACGCGCTCACCGAATTCCACAAACATCCGGAAATCGCCGTCGAATCGGTGAACGGCTGA
- a CDS encoding 2-keto-3-deoxygluconate permease gives MAQIRIKRGIERVPGGMMIVPLLIGSLIATFMPGMPKFFGSFTNALFTGALPILAVFYVCMGASIDVKATPYLIKKGGALFAAKVGAAIVVGIVLGHFLGEAPVTSGMFAGISTLAVVAAMNDTNGGLYMALMGQYGRSEDVGAYTIMSLESGPFLTMVTLGVAGLSAFPWPTLVGSILPLAVGMLLGNLDREMRDFLGRAVPVMIPFFALALGAGLDLHKVWQAGLLGILLGFAVVVVTGIPLYIVDRLTGGTGVAGTAAANTAGNAAAVPALIAAANPVYEEAAKSATLLVAACVVVTAIVSPILTAAVAKRAMARNTASAASSGKGAVQ, from the coding sequence ATGGCTCAAATTCGTATCAAGCGCGGCATCGAACGCGTACCGGGCGGGATGATGATTGTCCCCCTGCTGATCGGCTCGTTGATTGCCACGTTCATGCCGGGCATGCCCAAGTTCTTCGGCTCGTTCACGAACGCGCTGTTCACTGGCGCGCTGCCGATTCTCGCAGTGTTCTACGTCTGCATGGGCGCGAGCATCGACGTGAAGGCCACGCCGTACCTCATCAAGAAGGGCGGCGCGCTGTTCGCCGCCAAGGTGGGCGCGGCGATTGTCGTGGGCATCGTGCTGGGTCACTTCCTGGGCGAAGCGCCGGTGACGTCGGGCATGTTCGCGGGCATCTCCACGCTGGCCGTGGTCGCCGCGATGAACGACACCAACGGCGGGCTGTACATGGCGCTGATGGGCCAGTACGGCCGTTCGGAAGACGTGGGCGCATACACCATCATGTCGCTCGAATCGGGGCCGTTCCTGACGATGGTCACGCTGGGCGTGGCCGGTCTGTCGGCGTTCCCGTGGCCGACGCTGGTCGGCAGTATTCTGCCGCTTGCGGTGGGCATGTTGCTCGGTAACCTCGATCGCGAAATGCGCGACTTCCTGGGCCGTGCCGTTCCCGTCATGATTCCGTTCTTCGCACTGGCACTCGGCGCTGGCCTCGATCTGCACAAGGTCTGGCAAGCGGGTCTGCTGGGGATCCTGCTTGGTTTCGCCGTCGTCGTCGTGACGGGCATTCCGCTGTACATCGTCGACCGTCTGACGGGCGGCACGGGTGTGGCCGGTACGGCCGCTGCCAACACGGCAGGCAACGCTGCGGCAGTGCCTGCGCTGATCGCGGCGGCGAACCCTGTTTATGAAGAAGCCGCCAAGAGCGCCACGTTGCTTGTCGCCGCGTGCGTAGTGGTGACCGCCATCGTCTCGCCGATTCTGACGGCTGCCGTCGCCAAGCGGGCGATGGCGCGCAACACGGCAAGCGCAGCGAGCTCGGGTAAGGGAGCGGTGCAGTGA
- a CDS encoding four-carbon acid sugar kinase family protein produces MSVLIVADDLSGAADCAIGFTNAGRRSVVSLDVDGFNASAQVVAIDTDTRRLAPGEAAARAVAAWQRLAAPGRRLYKKIDSTLRGNWVAEVAALQPLAGLAIVAPAFPATGRTVRNGEVFVRGVPLAETDTWQLEHEGQEARLAPMLSAAGMVTQTVSVETLRDELAQVTSALAGIVSQARAAAVTALIVDAQTDEDLAMLARASTALTEIFWVGSGGLARELAELPELFEVPEGAARAAEATSNVDTDHGNGRVLTLVGSLSAVSRQQCARLCEDDAVVEWVVPPAVLRAGAAHAQSAVWCERIGVAIEEGTDLLVRIGRDDAFDPAEGAQLSAALAALIAPHFGKLSGLIVTGGETARAMLSAANIGALELLSEVEPGVAVGRPANGAPMRIVTKAGAFGGEAALHSAYRHLRAAADASVG; encoded by the coding sequence GTGAGTGTTCTGATTGTCGCCGACGATCTGTCCGGCGCTGCCGACTGTGCCATTGGCTTTACCAATGCCGGACGGCGCAGTGTGGTGTCGCTCGACGTCGACGGCTTCAACGCTTCGGCACAGGTCGTCGCCATCGACACCGACACGCGGCGTCTCGCACCGGGTGAGGCGGCCGCACGCGCGGTCGCGGCCTGGCAGCGTCTGGCGGCACCGGGCCGTCGGCTATACAAGAAAATCGACTCGACGTTGCGCGGCAACTGGGTCGCCGAAGTGGCGGCCTTGCAGCCGCTCGCGGGACTGGCGATTGTGGCGCCCGCGTTTCCCGCAACGGGACGCACCGTGCGCAACGGCGAAGTCTTCGTGCGCGGTGTGCCGCTGGCCGAGACGGACACGTGGCAGTTGGAGCATGAAGGGCAGGAGGCGCGTCTCGCACCCATGCTGAGCGCGGCCGGTATGGTCACGCAGACGGTGTCCGTCGAGACGCTGCGCGACGAACTCGCGCAAGTGACATCGGCGTTGGCTGGCATCGTCTCGCAGGCGCGCGCGGCGGCGGTGACGGCCCTGATCGTCGATGCGCAGACCGATGAAGATCTCGCCATGCTCGCACGTGCCAGCACGGCGCTTACGGAAATCTTCTGGGTCGGATCGGGCGGTCTCGCTCGTGAACTGGCCGAACTGCCGGAATTGTTCGAGGTGCCGGAAGGCGCAGCGCGGGCGGCAGAAGCGACGAGCAACGTTGACACCGATCACGGCAACGGCCGCGTGTTGACGCTCGTCGGCAGCTTGTCGGCGGTCTCGCGGCAGCAATGTGCGCGACTGTGCGAAGACGATGCGGTCGTGGAGTGGGTGGTGCCGCCTGCCGTATTGCGTGCAGGCGCCGCGCATGCGCAGAGCGCCGTGTGGTGCGAACGCATCGGCGTAGCCATCGAGGAAGGCACCGACCTGCTCGTGCGCATCGGACGCGACGACGCGTTCGATCCCGCCGAAGGCGCACAACTCTCGGCCGCACTGGCGGCATTGATTGCGCCGCACTTCGGGAAGCTATCGGGACTGATCGTCACGGGCGGTGAAACGGCCCGTGCCATGTTGAGCGCGGCGAACATCGGCGCGCTGGAACTGCTGTCGGAAGTCGAGCCTGGCGTGGCCGTCGGACGTCCCGCTAACGGTGCGCCCATGCGCATCGTCACGAAGGCCGGTGCATTCGGTGGTGAAGCGGCGCTGCATAGCGCCTATCGCCACTTGCGCGCGGCGGCGGACGCGAGCGTCGGTTGA
- the pdxA gene encoding 4-hydroxythreonine-4-phosphate dehydrogenase PdxA, with product MNPYLPVIGITMGDAAGVGPEIIVKSLAHESVYQQCRPVVIGDARRLEQAIAIVKQPLSVRRIKTVSEATFARGVIECIDLDLIPEDLPFGELSAIAGDAAYRYIAHAAKLAEAGEIDAICTAPLNKEALHAGGHKFPGHTEMLAHLTGVEEVSMMLVAPQLRVIHVTTHIGIIDAIRKIEPGLVQRTIERGHATLVKAGIANPRIAVCGINPHAGENGLFGYGEEEEKIVPAVQLLRERGWDIEGPLPADTLFFRAGRGDFDLVVAMYHDQGHGPVKVLGLEAGVNVTVGLQVVRTSVDHGTAFDIAGKGIADEGSLLEALRQGAELATRRG from the coding sequence ATGAACCCTTACCTCCCTGTCATCGGCATCACCATGGGCGATGCGGCGGGCGTTGGCCCCGAAATCATCGTCAAGAGTCTGGCGCACGAGAGCGTTTATCAGCAGTGCCGTCCGGTAGTGATCGGCGACGCACGCCGTCTGGAACAGGCTATCGCCATCGTGAAGCAGCCGCTCAGCGTACGTCGTATCAAGACGGTCAGCGAGGCGACGTTCGCGCGCGGCGTGATCGAATGCATCGATCTCGATCTGATCCCGGAAGACCTGCCGTTCGGCGAGCTGTCGGCGATTGCGGGCGACGCGGCGTATCGGTACATCGCGCATGCCGCGAAGCTGGCCGAAGCCGGGGAAATCGACGCGATCTGCACCGCACCGCTCAACAAGGAAGCGCTGCACGCGGGCGGTCACAAGTTCCCGGGCCACACCGAGATGCTGGCGCATCTGACGGGCGTGGAAGAAGTGTCGATGATGCTGGTCGCGCCGCAACTGCGCGTGATCCACGTGACGACGCACATCGGCATCATCGACGCGATTCGCAAGATCGAGCCGGGGCTGGTGCAGCGCACGATCGAGCGTGGTCACGCCACGCTGGTGAAGGCGGGTATTGCGAATCCGCGCATCGCCGTGTGCGGCATCAACCCGCACGCGGGTGAGAACGGGTTGTTCGGTTACGGCGAAGAGGAAGAGAAGATCGTGCCCGCCGTGCAGTTGCTGCGCGAGCGTGGTTGGGACATCGAAGGCCCGCTTCCGGCCGACACGCTGTTCTTCCGCGCTGGCCGTGGCGACTTCGATCTGGTCGTGGCCATGTACCACGATCAGGGCCACGGCCCGGTCAAGGTGCTGGGGCTGGAGGCAGGCGTGAACGTGACCGTCGGTCTGCAAGTGGTGCGCACGTCGGTCGATCACGGCACGGCCTTCGACATCGCAGGCAAGGGCATTGCCGACGAAGGCAGCCTGCTCGAAGCGCTGCGTCAGGGGGCTGAACTGGCGACGCGTCGCGGGTAA